TTACTGGATGTTTAATCCATCGAATCCAGGTGGGGATTTTAAGTCAGTATTTACGAATAACAATAATATTGACCAGCCTTGGACGACTGAGGTAGGGGTATCAGGCACTTCAACGACACCGTACGACGGTCAATGGGTGCACTATACGACGGTCATTACAGAACGCTCTATTACAGGTTACATTAACGGTGTAAGTATAGGCACGACCGCCAAAGAGAAAACAACAGCAAGTTTTGGTACGGATTTGCATGCTTACATCGGTCGCTCCAATTATTTAGGGGATGCTACTTTTGCGGGTAGCTTTCAAGATTTAAGAATTTACGGAGAGGCACTAAATAATGAAGATATCGCTGTAGTATATGAACAATCGTTTAATGAAAAGCAAGTACAACAAGGCAAAATAGAGCTAACGTTAGGAGACATATCGGCAGTTACAGAATCTCTTGAACTACCTACTGAAGATAAGAATGGCGCAATGATCTCATGGACTTCTAGTGATGAGAGTGCGATTAGTCCAACCGGGGAAGTGTTCTTACGAGAAATGGAGCAACAAGTGACGTTAACTGCAACCATTTCTTTAGGTGGAAGCCAGGCAACGAAGGAGTTTATTGTTACCTTACTACCTAAGGATGACTCTATTGAGCAGATTGCCGTTAAGAGTGTCTTGCTAAATGAACCTACATTTATTTTATCAGTGGGGGACAGCGAGATATTAGTGGCTACTGTTTCACCTTCAAATGCAACAAATAAAAGAGTTATCTGGGCATCTAGTGACTCCAGTGTAGCGATTGTCAATTCAACGGGTAAAGTTACAGCTGTTAGTGAAGGTACAGCCACAATTACGGTACAGACGGAAGATGGAGAGTTTACAGCTACATCAGCCGTTACCGTTAAGGGAAAATCGCTACAAGATGATCTTATTCTTCATTACAACATGAAAACGACCGAAGAAGTAGACGGTCAACTCGTACTGAAGGATGTTGCCAATAAGGCAGTTACATTTGACGGAATATTTAGAAATCCAAACAATGGACAATTCATTTCAAACAGTGAGGTTGGATTTGTTTCCTTCAATGGTGGAAGCTCTACATCTAATAGTGGGCATGTTGAGATTCCTAAAGGCTCAAATGGACTAGATCTACTACACGGTCTGAATGAGATTACAGTATCTTCAATCGTGAACTGGACGAATGATGGGACGAATCGCTGGATCTTCGGTTTGGGTACTGTATTAACACCAGAAACGAACAAATATTTCTTCGTAACACCACGTCACGGTAGCGGATCAGGTAATATGATTGCTACAGGTATCTCTAAAAATGGCTGGCCGAACGAAGCATTAGTTACAGGTAGCGCAAACTCAAACCTTATCGGTGGACAGTGGAAGCATGTAACGGTGTCCTTGTCCGAAGCTAGCAATAGAATAACGTTATTCGTGGATGGAGTTAAGGTTGCTTCGGGTAATGCAAAGGGACTAAAGCTGTCAGAAATTATTAATCCGGATGCTACTTTCTCTGGCTTTATCGGTAAATCAATCTTCTCAAACGATCCATATCTTCAAGGTAGCGTAGCTGATTTTCAAGTATATGATCGCGCGTTGACGGAGCAAGAAGTAGGCGAGTTATATCAACAAGAAGGAGCAACTCACATCTCCAAAATACGTCAGCTCACTGTTGATGATGCAGCGAATCAACTTAACATCAGTCGTTACTTAGGTGAAGGCGATAAGAGTACCGATAAGATAACGAGAAACGTTGCATTACCAACAAACGGTAAAAACGGCGTGTGCATTACTTGGAGTTCCAGTCATCCTACTGTCATTTCTAATCATGGCACGGTACAGCGTCCAGCTGTTCAAGCAGGTAATGTTCAGGCAGAGCTTACGGCTACTTTAACGTATCAAGGCATATCAACTACAGCTGTATTCCCTGTTACCATCTTGAAGCAATTCGATGATCAGCAGAAGGTTGATCTGGACGCTGAACAAATAGAGATCTACAATGCTGACAATATTAAAGGTAACTTACGTCTTGCTGCTACAGGTGAACAAGGCTCCACAATTACATGGGTATCTAGCAAACCGGCTGTTGTGAAAGGAACGGCTGAAGCGGCTGGTGACGCTACACAGCTAGGCTGGGTAAGCCGTCAAGCTACGGATACGCCCGTTACGCTAATAGCTACAATTACAAATGGTGCAGCTTCTAAAGAGCTTACGTTTAACGTTACGATTAAACAAGCAATTGCGCCAGTGCAGCATGATGCTTACTTTTTTGCGTACTTTACAGGTGAATATGAGGGTGGTGAAGAGATATCCTTCGCTACAGCAGAAGATCCATTGTTCTGGAAAGGCTTGAATAACGGTAAGTCGATCCTTCAATCTGATATGGGTGAAAAAGGACTTCGAGATCCATTTGTTATTCGGTCACCAGAAGGGGATAAATTCTATATGCTGGCAACCGATTTGAAAATGGGCGAAAGTACAAATTTCGACCAAGCTCAAATTACAGGTAGTCATTACATGATGATTTGGGAGTCGGAAGATCTCGTTCATTGGAGCGAGCAGCGTATGATCGAGGTTGCTCCTAAGACTGGAGGAAATACGTGGGCACCAGAAGCGATCTATGATCCAGTAACTGGAGAGTATATCGTATTTTGGGCATCATCGATGAAAAACACAGAGACATACGGTGATTATAACGGAAGACCTGCAGGTCAGTACAATGTGATGTACTACGCAACAACAAGAGACTTCTACAACTTCTCTGAGCCAAAGGTCATGATTGATGAGTCACTTCCGACCATTGATACAACGTTTATTGAGCATAATGATATGTTGTACCGATTCACCAAATCAGAAGTGAATACTAAAGTGTATGTGGAGAAAGCACCAACTTTTTATTATGACAAGGACGGTATTGCAGCAAACGGCCTTCAATACAACGCTGTTCCGGGTACACGTGATAATAAACTTGGCTTGATCGGAAATAATGGAAACAACGAAGGGCAGACGATTTTTAAAGATAATAAAAAAGACAAATGGTATCTGTTCCTTGATTCATGGCCATATCATGTCCGATATACAACAGATCTGGATAGTAGCACGCAATATATGAACAATGTATTAAGTAGTGATAAATATGCACTGCCGCCAGGACCACGACACGGAACGGTAATTCCAATCTCACGTGCAGAGTATGATGCTTTGCAAGAGAAGTATGCATGGAAAGGTCCAGCACCATCAACAGACCCGGTTGTACATTACTCATTTGATGAAGATACAGTAAATGGTACAACGTTGAATGACATTTCTGGTAATGGTCATCACGCAACACTAGTAGGTGGAGCAACGATTAATGAAGAGGATCGTATCGGTAAAACGGGTGGTGCATTAGAGCTTAATGGATCAACAGGATATGTGAAGCTGCCAGATAACTTGATTCAATCCTTGAATCTGGAGAAGGCTACGTTCTCTACATGGGTTCAAATGGACAGAAATCAAGCAAATCAAAGAATATTTGATTTTGCTTCCGAAACAGGTAGACAGGTTAATCGCAACACGATGTACTTGAGCACACAAGGTGATACAGGTAGTCTAGAGTTTGCTGTGGTAACACCTTTTACAGAGAAATTTAGCAATGACAGCACGCGACTAGGATCAGAATATAAATATGCGGTGAGAAATTCCGGGTTATTACCCACGAAGACTTGGCAGCATGTTGCCATTACAATGGATGAATTCGATGCCGTATTGTATGTGAATGGTCAAGAGGTTAAACGTAGCTCGACATTTAACGTTGAGCCGAGAATGTTACTGGAAACAACGATGAATTATATTGGTAAATCGAGAAACAGCTCTCATAGTTTATTTGATGGTAAATTTGATGATTTCCGTATTTATAATCGTGCATTATCCGTTCAAGAGATTGCAACATTAGCTGATGAAGACGTTACTCCTCCAGTAGAGCAGCCACCTGGGGCAGAGCTCATTCTTCACTACGATATGAATGATATCGATGGTGCAACGGTTATTGACCAAACAGGAAACTTTAACGGAAAATGGATGAATCCGTCTAAAGCAGAATGGATTCGTACTCAAGATGCTGGTGTACTAAGCTTTACTGGTGGCACAACGAACTCTTATGTAGAACTACCACAAGGAGTTCTCGGTGGATTAACGGATATGACCGTTTCCTCCATTGTGAACTGGAGCGGTAAAAACGCTGCCGAGTGGTTATATGCATTAGGAAGACCAAACAATAATACGCACTATACGTATTTCACACCACGTTATAACGCTAACGGTCTAGCTCGCCTTGGTATCGCGACGAATGCTTGGAATAATGAGTCTTCAGCTTCTACCACGGGCTTAAAGAATAATGAATGGAAAGTAGTTACGACTGTTGTTTCAGGCACGGATGGTACACTAACGCTTTATATTGATGGTGTTGCTGTTGCATCAGGCTCAACGAATGGA
This Paenibacillus xylanexedens DNA region includes the following protein-coding sequences:
- a CDS encoding immunoglobulin-like domain-containing protein; this translates as MRKQITILMLVLLMTFSNWFNLVLPFSNQASADTITPTMLAHYPLLEDVQDISGNEKHGTAVGDITYTDGLTLPGGTDSNTNYVQLPTGLFDNQENTTISVWIKSNTGSGNYSALFYGTPAAGNNLPTNYWMFNPSNPGGDFKSVFTNNNNIDQPWTTEVGVSGTSTTPYDGQWVHYTTVITERSITGYINGVSIGTTAKEKTTASFGTDLHAYIGRSNYLGDATFAGSFQDLRIYGEALNNEDIAVVYEQSFNEKQVQQGKIELTLGDISAVTESLELPTEDKNGAMISWTSSDESAISPTGEVFLREMEQQVTLTATISLGGSQATKEFIVTLLPKDDSIEQIAVKSVLLNEPTFILSVGDSEILVATVSPSNATNKRVIWASSDSSVAIVNSTGKVTAVSEGTATITVQTEDGEFTATSAVTVKGKSLQDDLILHYNMKTTEEVDGQLVLKDVANKAVTFDGIFRNPNNGQFISNSEVGFVSFNGGSSTSNSGHVEIPKGSNGLDLLHGLNEITVSSIVNWTNDGTNRWIFGLGTVLTPETNKYFFVTPRHGSGSGNMIATGISKNGWPNEALVTGSANSNLIGGQWKHVTVSLSEASNRITLFVDGVKVASGNAKGLKLSEIINPDATFSGFIGKSIFSNDPYLQGSVADFQVYDRALTEQEVGELYQQEGATHISKIRQLTVDDAANQLNISRYLGEGDKSTDKITRNVALPTNGKNGVCITWSSSHPTVISNHGTVQRPAVQAGNVQAELTATLTYQGISTTAVFPVTILKQFDDQQKVDLDAEQIEIYNADNIKGNLRLAATGEQGSTITWVSSKPAVVKGTAEAAGDATQLGWVSRQATDTPVTLIATITNGAASKELTFNVTIKQAIAPVQHDAYFFAYFTGEYEGGEEISFATAEDPLFWKGLNNGKSILQSDMGEKGLRDPFVIRSPEGDKFYMLATDLKMGESTNFDQAQITGSHYMMIWESEDLVHWSEQRMIEVAPKTGGNTWAPEAIYDPVTGEYIVFWASSMKNTETYGDYNGRPAGQYNVMYYATTRDFYNFSEPKVMIDESLPTIDTTFIEHNDMLYRFTKSEVNTKVYVEKAPTFYYDKDGIAANGLQYNAVPGTRDNKLGLIGNNGNNEGQTIFKDNKKDKWYLFLDSWPYHVRYTTDLDSSTQYMNNVLSSDKYALPPGPRHGTVIPISRAEYDALQEKYAWKGPAPSTDPVVHYSFDEDTVNGTTLNDISGNGHHATLVGGATINEEDRIGKTGGALELNGSTGYVKLPDNLIQSLNLEKATFSTWVQMDRNQANQRIFDFASETGRQVNRNTMYLSTQGDTGSLEFAVVTPFTEKFSNDSTRLGSEYKYAVRNSGLLPTKTWQHVAITMDEFDAVLYVNGQEVKRSSTFNVEPRMLLETTMNYIGKSRNSSHSLFDGKFDDFRIYNRALSVQEIATLADEDVTPPVEQPPGAELILHYDMNDIDGATVIDQTGNFNGKWMNPSKAEWIRTQDAGVLSFTGGTTNSYVELPQGVLGGLTDMTVSSIVNWSGKNAAEWLYALGRPNNNTHYTYFTPRYNANGLARLGIATNAWNNESSASTTGLKNNEWKVVTTVVSGTDGTLTLYIDGVAVASGSTNGMTLEQIKNTSGSSGTIGKSFYTADPYFGGLIADFQIYDGAMTAADITSLKAHADQKIALMEGMLVSAATEKLTIHDLLAANASKDTIISNVTLPTSGAYGTTISWTSDKGNVISTTGAVTRPANATGDQVVTLTAVFTDGTETVNKTFQLTVKALPNDVTSVDEAKAALVVHNINDVRGHIALPTSGLYGTTITWASAQPNVVSVTGEVKRPVHGSGNVDVKLTATIKLNSASTTKEFIAKVKELPADEKYAGYFFTYFTGEGTATGEQVYFALSNGNDPLNWRELNNGKPVLTSTLGEKGVRDPFIIRSPEGDKFYMIATDLKINGNGNWGRAHTWGSRSIMVWESNDLVDWTDQRMVEVAPEEAGNTWAPEIMYDNTIGEYIVFWASRMFDDASHTGDAYQKMMYSKTRDFYTFTEPKVYLDYGYSIIDTTMIEHDGKVYRFTKDEQDNGTVAPFGKMVFQEVGNSILDPAFKMINQGVGNMKWVEGPTIFKSNTDKKWYLFVDEFGGRGYVPFETTNLASGVWTLSSNYNLPASPRHGTVIPITQSEYDALNGKNVPVSGISLDKTTLSIVEGQSGQLTATVTPANATKKAVTWSSSNTAVATVSATGQVTAVAPGTARITVTTVDGGLSSSATVMVTPSVDGTPQAPGSGNGNGGGDGNIPAPTVPTAPGGSEPVVMDNGQINIKPVVNESGTSEVKLSADTMKHALDQTTGGKLHMRVEADASLNGLKIELAVDARLTSGSSTVDRIEINTGSAVVTVATELLGTGTSAGKMLGLSIKKIAANQLPAGAQAQLNGEVVYDIELTMDGKKLTEFDGRDDLVIELPYTLKAGENPNNVVVYDVKDNGALRVVTNGKYNAATGKVEFKPTYLSKYTIAYVATSFKDVTQDWAKDAISALGARGIVKGVGDGEFNPNGQVTRAEFITMLMNMFELSDESATTSFSDVKQGEWYHGNIATAQKLGIVNGKPNGRYGVHENITREDMAVMVYKAIQMKQLALASGEATAFKDEAHIASYAKQAVETIQGAGIINGVGNDEFAPKKNASRAEAAVMIYNLLGLM